Proteins encoded by one window of Apus apus isolate bApuApu2 chromosome 15, bApuApu2.pri.cur, whole genome shotgun sequence:
- the COMMD7 gene encoding COMM domain-containing protein 7, translating to MGPLNFSSDPVPEAVSGDMHSLSQLSAQQFSALTELLFRFLREPKEVEDFLTQLSDFAIMNKISLGPLKNIVKSILLVPNGALKRNLSSEQVRADFIALGLSEEKASYFAEQWKVNSPTLTRLAVGQTLVINQLIDMEWRFGVTAGSSELEKVGSIFLQLKLVIKKGSQMENVYIELTLPQFYSFLHEMERAKTSLESFS from the exons ATGGGGCCGCTCAACTTCAGCAGCGACCCGGTGCCGGAGGCGGTGAGCGGCGACATGCACAGCCTCAGCCAGCTGAGCGCCCAG CAATTCTCAGCACTGACTGAATTGCTCTTCCGCTTTCTGAGGGAGCCCAAAGAG GTAGAAGACTTTCTGACTCAGCTCTCAGACTTTGCCATCATGAATAAAATCAGCTTGGGCCCCCTGAAAAACATTGTCAAAAGTATTCTTCTGGTACCTAATG GTGCCCTGAAGAGGAATTTGTCTTCTGAACAAGTCAGAGCAGATTTTATTGCTCTAG GCCTCAGTGAAGAGAAAGCCAGTTATTTTGCAGAACAG TGGAAAGTGAATTCCCCCACCCTGACACGCCTGGCTGTTGGTCAGACACTGGTGATCAACCAGCTGATTGATATGGAGTGGAGGTTTGGAG TGACTGCTGGGAGCAGTGAACTGGAAAAAGTGGGAAGTATCTTCTTACAG CTGAAGCTGGTGATTAAAAAAGGGAGCCAGATGGAAAATGTGTATATAG agttAACTTTGCCCCAGTTCTACAGTTTTCTGCATGAAATGGAACGGGCCAAAACCAGTCTGGAAAGCTTCAGCTGA